Proteins from a single region of Platichthys flesus chromosome 16, fPlaFle2.1, whole genome shotgun sequence:
- the med25 gene encoding mediator of RNA polymerase II transcription subunit 25 isoform X3, which yields MVAGSTLMEPSAKPGTNQVADVVFVIEGTANLGPYFESLRKNYILPAIEYFNGGPPAETDFGGDYGGTQYGLVVFNTVDCAPESYVQCHAPTSSAFEFVSWIDSIQFMGGGAESCSLIAEGLSVALQLFDDFKKMREQIGQTHKVCVLLCNSPPYLLPAVESVSYTGCTADNLVKIIRDKGIHFSVVAPRKLPALRSLFERASPGGGVVEPHPDYSQDPFHMVLVRGISLPVSSGGGPGPLKPVLPPQVLSVSQPLVGPSQPPLSINTPHPYQNSAAMSAAQVAAQMAVEAANVQKSRFPGMVNQGPPFNSQQNIPSVPGVKLSQPSISTVTTSSQPMMPQQQVPPNQQQPVPPPGQPIPNQQPQQQPQQQPSANQPTAPSVQPNMPGVSGPQSNAIGQQQGVANKIVAWTGVLEWQEPKASSMDSATKLTRSLPCQVHVNQGENLNTDQWPQKLIMQLIPQQLLTTLGHLFRNSRMVQFLFTNKDLESLKGLYRIMASGFAGCVHFPHTTSPCEVRVLMLLYSSKKRIFMGLIPNDQGGFVNGIRQVITNHKQVQQHRAQLGGAGGPMQPGQVPPNQNFLNRPSGPIPVSHGNVQQQSVVVGMPPVSQVSMMEEQQRQNNMMAMRATGPGNQQPPVGGVPSNQGAQGGQAPPQGPILRLSNPGANPQLRSLLLSQQQPQGGVSHMPGIMSHQGLGQQLVHSAPGGGAQMQGQWRQPLAGPVLMSGGQRGAVPQPGMPIVSSAMEDEILMDLI from the exons ATGGTGGCAGGTTCGACACTCATGGAGCCTTCAGCTAAGCCTGGGACCAACCAGGTGGCCGATGTGGTGTTTGTCATCGAAGGGACAGCGAACCTTGGACCCTACTTTGAATCTTTAAGGAAAAATTACATTCTTCCAGCTATTGA ATATTTCAATGGAGGGCCCCCAGCAGAAACAGATTTTGGTGGAGAT TATGGAGGAACACAGTATGGCCTCGTGGTGTTCAACACAGTGGACTGTGCTCCTGAGTCATACGTCCAATGCCACGCACCAACAAGCTCGGCCTTCGAGTTTGTCTCATGGATCGACAGCATTCA GTTCATGGGAGGTGGAGCAGAAAGTTGTAGTCTAATTGCAGAGGGCCTCTCTGTGGCCCTGCAACTCTTTGATGATTTTAAGAAGATGAGGGAGCAAAT AGGTCAAACCCACaaggtgtgtgtgctgctgtgtaaCTCTCCTCCTTATCTGCTCCCTGCTGTGGAGAGTGTCAGCTACACCGGCTGCACAGCAGACAACTTGGTCAAAATCATCAGAGAT AAAGGAATTCACTTCTCAGTGGTGGCTCCTCGGAAGCTACCGGCTCTCAGGTCGTTGTTTGAGCGGGCGTCTCCTGGAGGTGGCGTGGTTGAACCCCATCCAGACTACAGTCAGGACCCTTTCCACATGGTCCTTGTCAGAGGAATTTCACTTCCTG TTTCCTCAGGTGGAGGACCCGGACCGCTCAAAcccgtcctccctcctcaggtgctctctgtctctcagcctCTCGTTGGACCCTCACAGCCCCCTCTATCCATAAACACACCCCACCCTTATCAG AATTCGGCTGCCATGAGTGCAGCTCAGGTGGCTGCACAGATGGCTGTGGAGGCAGCCAACGTCCAGAAGAGTCGCT tcCCAGGAATGGTCAATCAAGGCCCCCCGTTCAACAGTCAGCAAAACATCCCATCAGTCCCTGGGGTGAAGCTCAGTCAGCCCAGCATATCAACGGTCACCACGTCATCCCAGCCTATGATGCCACAGCAACAGGTTCCTCCAAATCAGCAGCAGCCGGTCCCACCCCCAGGACAGCCGATACCCAATCAGCAACCACAGCAGCAACCTCAGCAGCAGCCCTCAGCGAATCAGCCCACAGCGCCTTCAGTGCAGCCCAACATG CCTGGTGTGTCAGGACCTCAAAGCAATGCAATTGGACAGCAGCAAGGAGTAGCCAATAAGATTGTTGCATGGACTGGCGTTCTCGAGTGGCAAGAG CCTAAAGCCTCATCAATGGATTCCGCCACCAAACTAACGCGTTCTCTGCCATGTCAAGTACATGTGAACCAGGGTGAAAATCT AAACACAGACCAGTGGCCCCAGAAGCTTATTATGCAGCTGATTCCACAGCAGTTATTg ACAACCTTAGGTCACCTCTTCAGAAACTCTCGAATGGTTCAGTTTCTCTTCACCAACAAAGACTTGGAGTCGCTGAAAGGCCTCTACCGCATTATGGCCAGTGGTTTC gcTGGCTGCGTCCACTTCCCCCACACTACGTCGCCCTGTGAGGTGCGGGTGCTGATGCTGCTCTATTCATCCAAGAAGAGAATATTCATGGGCCTCATTCCCAACGACCAGGGCGGTTTCGTCAACGGCATCCGGCAAGTCATCACCAACCACAAGCAGGTCCAGCAGCACAGAGCG CAGCTGGGCGGTGCAGGTGGACCAATGCAACCTGGTCAGGTCCCACCGAACCAGAACTTCCTCAACAGGCCCTCTGGTCCCATCCCTGTCTCCCATGGCAACgtccagcagcag TCTGTGGTGGTGGGCATGCCTCCTGTTAGTCAGGTTTCTAtgatggaggagcagcagaggcagaacaACATG ATGGCAATGAGAGCAACCGGACCAGGTAACCAGCAGCCGCCGGTCGGTGGTGTTCCATCCAACCAGGGGGCACAGGGCGGACAAGCCCCGCCCCAGGGCCCCATATTGCGGCTCTCAAACCCAGGAGCCAATCCACAGCTTCGCAGTCTTCTCCTGAGCCAACAGCAGCCA CAGGGCGGCGTGTCTCACATGCCGGGGATAATGTCCCACCAGGGTTTAGGGCAGCAGTTGGTCCACTCTGCACCAGGAGGGGGGGCTCAAATGCAGGGCCAGTGGAGACAACCCCTGGCAG GTCCCGTGCTGATGTCCGGGGGTCAGAGAGGAGCGGTACCGCAGCCCGGGATGCCCATAGTCTCAAGCGCCATGGAAGATGAAATCCTCATGGACCTTATCTGA